In a single window of the Mesorhizobium shangrilense genome:
- the aspS gene encoding aspartate--tRNA ligase: MHRYRSHTCAQLRKSHVGETARLSGWVHRVRDHGGLLFIDLRDHYGLTQIVADPDSPAFKTAETLRGEWVIRVDGEVKARMDETVNANLPTGEIEVFAREIEVLSAAKELPLPVFGEPDYPEDIRLKYRFLDLRRDTLHKNIMARTRIIAEMRQRMGEEGFTEFSTPILTASSPEGARDFLVPSRIHPGNFYALPQAPQQYKQLIMVSGFDRYFQIAPCFRDEDPRADRLPGEFYQLDLEMSFVEQDDVLKTMEPVMRGVFETFAEGKPVTQDFPRIPYDEAMRKYGSDKPDLRNPIVMQEVSEHFRGSGFKVFANILANDAKAEVWAIPAKTGGSRAFCDRMNSWAQGEGQPGLGYIFWRKEGDKLEGAGPIAKNIGEERTEAVRLQLGLEDGDAAFFVAGDPKKFVSFAGAARTRAGEELNLVDRDRFELCWIVDFPFYEWNEDEKRVDFGHNPFSMPQGGIDALNGQDPLSIKAFQYDMVCNGFEIASGGIRNHLPETMVKAFEIVGLDRQTVEDRFGGLYRAFQYGAPPHGGMAAGIDRVVMLLCGAKNLREITMFPMNQQAYDLLMNAPAPATPTQLRELELRVAPQKKEA, encoded by the coding sequence ATGCATCGTTATCGCAGCCACACCTGCGCGCAGTTGCGCAAGAGCCATGTCGGTGAAACCGCCCGCCTGTCCGGCTGGGTCCATCGCGTCCGCGATCACGGCGGACTTCTGTTCATCGACCTGCGCGACCATTACGGTCTCACGCAAATCGTCGCCGATCCCGACTCGCCGGCCTTCAAGACCGCCGAGACGCTTCGCGGCGAGTGGGTGATTCGCGTCGATGGCGAGGTCAAGGCGCGCATGGACGAGACGGTCAACGCCAACCTTCCCACCGGCGAGATCGAGGTCTTCGCCCGCGAGATAGAGGTCCTGTCGGCCGCCAAGGAACTGCCGCTGCCGGTGTTCGGCGAGCCAGACTATCCGGAGGACATCCGCCTCAAGTACCGGTTCCTCGACCTGCGCCGCGACACGCTCCACAAGAACATCATGGCGCGCACCAGGATCATCGCCGAGATGCGCCAGCGAATGGGCGAGGAGGGCTTTACGGAATTCTCGACGCCGATCCTGACGGCTTCCTCGCCGGAGGGCGCTCGCGACTTCCTGGTCCCGTCTCGCATCCATCCCGGCAACTTCTATGCGCTGCCCCAGGCGCCGCAGCAGTACAAGCAGCTGATCATGGTGTCCGGCTTCGATCGCTACTTCCAGATCGCGCCATGCTTCCGCGACGAGGACCCGCGCGCCGACCGCTTGCCCGGCGAATTCTACCAGCTCGACCTCGAAATGAGCTTTGTCGAGCAGGACGACGTCCTGAAGACGATGGAGCCCGTGATGCGCGGCGTCTTCGAGACCTTCGCGGAAGGCAAGCCGGTCACGCAGGACTTCCCGCGCATCCCGTATGACGAGGCCATGCGCAAATACGGTTCCGACAAACCGGATCTGCGCAACCCGATCGTCATGCAGGAGGTTTCTGAACACTTCCGTGGCTCGGGCTTCAAGGTCTTCGCCAACATCCTGGCCAACGACGCCAAGGCGGAAGTCTGGGCGATTCCCGCCAAGACCGGCGGCAGCCGGGCTTTCTGCGACCGCATGAATTCGTGGGCGCAGGGCGAGGGACAGCCTGGGCTCGGCTACATCTTCTGGCGCAAGGAGGGCGACAAGCTCGAAGGCGCGGGGCCGATCGCCAAGAACATCGGCGAGGAACGCACCGAGGCCGTCCGCCTGCAACTCGGACTTGAGGACGGCGACGCCGCCTTCTTCGTCGCGGGCGATCCGAAGAAGTTCGTGTCCTTCGCAGGCGCGGCGCGCACCCGCGCCGGCGAGGAACTGAACCTCGTCGACCGGGACCGTTTCGAGCTGTGCTGGATCGTCGACTTCCCCTTCTACGAGTGGAACGAGGACGAGAAGCGGGTCGACTTCGGCCACAACCCGTTCTCCATGCCGCAGGGCGGCATCGATGCCCTGAACGGTCAGGATCCGCTGTCGATCAAGGCGTTCCAGTACGACATGGTCTGCAACGGCTTCGAGATCGCGTCGGGCGGCATCCGCAACCACCTCCCGGAAACGATGGTCAAGGCCTTCGAGATCGTCGGTCTCGATCGCCAGACGGTCGAGGATCGCTTCGGCGGCCTCTATCGCGCGTTCCAGTATGGCGCTCCGCCGCATGGCGGAATGGCGGCGGGTATCGATCGCGTGGTGATGCTTCTGTGCGGCGCTAAGAACCTGCGCGAGATCACCATGTTCCCGATGAACCAGCAGGCCTACGACCTGCTGATGAACGCGCCTGCGCCAGCGACCCCGACGCAGCTGCGCGAACTGGAACTGCGCGTGGCGCCACAGAAGAAGGAAGCCTGA
- the rnd gene encoding ribonuclease D: MHVITEQTELEDAIARFETSEFVTVDTEFIRETTFWPELCLIQMAMPGFSALVDPLAPGIDLAPFFRLMANEAIVKVFHAARQDIEIIFHLGNLIPHPVFDSQVAAMVCGFGDSVSYDQLVQKITGQHIDKSSRFTDWRHRPLSDKQLTYALADVTHLIDIYQSLKAELERENRGHWLHEEMEVLTNRETYDPHPEDAWKRLKMRLRKPIELAVLQSVAAWREREARERNVPRQRVVKDDAVYEIAQQQPRDTTALAKLRTTPRGWERSSTAASLLEAVNAALILPKEELPRLPRQTSAPEGSSAAVELLKVLLRIVSEKNNVAPKLLASSDDLDRIAAEGDKADVPAMHGWRREVFGNAALKLISGEMAIKFENRKIRIFELPPRD, from the coding sequence ATGCACGTCATTACCGAGCAAACAGAACTTGAAGACGCGATCGCGCGGTTCGAGACATCCGAATTCGTGACCGTCGACACGGAGTTTATTCGCGAGACGACCTTCTGGCCGGAGCTGTGCCTGATCCAGATGGCGATGCCCGGCTTCTCCGCGCTGGTCGATCCGCTGGCGCCCGGGATAGATCTGGCTCCCTTTTTCCGGCTGATGGCCAACGAGGCGATCGTCAAGGTCTTCCACGCCGCGCGGCAGGACATCGAGATCATCTTCCATCTCGGCAACCTGATCCCGCATCCTGTCTTCGACAGCCAGGTCGCCGCGATGGTCTGCGGCTTCGGCGACAGCGTCTCCTACGACCAGCTCGTCCAGAAGATCACCGGACAGCACATCGACAAGTCGTCGCGCTTCACGGATTGGCGCCATCGCCCCTTGTCTGACAAGCAACTGACCTATGCGCTTGCCGACGTCACCCATCTCATCGACATCTACCAGAGCCTGAAGGCAGAACTGGAGCGCGAGAACCGCGGGCACTGGCTTCATGAGGAGATGGAAGTCCTCACCAACCGCGAAACCTATGATCCGCACCCCGAGGATGCCTGGAAGCGGCTGAAGATGCGCCTGAGAAAGCCGATCGAGCTTGCCGTCCTCCAGTCCGTGGCCGCCTGGCGCGAGCGGGAAGCGCGCGAGCGCAACGTGCCCCGCCAACGCGTCGTCAAGGACGACGCCGTCTATGAGATCGCCCAGCAGCAGCCGCGAGACACGACGGCACTGGCCAAGCTGCGCACCACGCCCAGGGGCTGGGAACGGTCATCGACGGCAGCGTCGCTGCTGGAAGCCGTGAACGCCGCGTTGATCCTCCCGAAGGAGGAGCTACCCAGGCTTCCCAGGCAGACCAGTGCGCCGGAGGGTTCGAGCGCGGCGGTCGAACTTCTCAAGGTGCTCCTGCGTATCGTGTCCGAGAAGAACAACGTGGCGCCGAAGCTGCTGGCCTCGAGCGATGATCTCGACCGTATCGCAGCCGAGGGCGACAAGGCCGACGTGCCGGCCATGCACGGCTGGCGGCGCGAAGTGTTCGGCAATGCCGCCCTGAAACTCATCAGCGGCGAGATGGCGATAAAGTTCGAGAATCGAAAGATCAGGATCTTCGAACTGCCGCCCCGCGACTAG
- a CDS encoding pyroglutamyl-peptidase I has protein sequence MTTAKSGPRVLITGFEPFPGAPVNPTEWLVSRLRETPPSVERMGAFRAETLPVSYQAVGLRLSEIGRAFRPDIAIHFGLAQACKGFRLERFARNRFVASHADNLGFVPASGPICAGPETLASSLPLAAIHGSLEAAGLPVEWSDDAGGYLCNTVFTLSLARAVDDFHPTMSGFVHVPSLTPSSSVGFGDDLFLAGVDLVIWNCVAAFLAAK, from the coding sequence CTGACCACGGCCAAGTCGGGTCCGCGCGTTCTGATCACCGGCTTCGAGCCGTTTCCAGGCGCGCCAGTCAATCCGACGGAATGGCTGGTGAGTCGACTGCGGGAAACGCCGCCGTCCGTCGAACGAATGGGAGCGTTTCGCGCTGAGACGCTCCCGGTATCCTACCAGGCGGTCGGGCTGCGGCTTTCCGAGATCGGGAGGGCGTTTCGCCCGGATATCGCGATCCATTTCGGCCTCGCCCAAGCCTGCAAGGGCTTTCGTCTCGAACGTTTCGCGCGCAATCGCTTTGTGGCGAGCCATGCGGACAATCTGGGCTTCGTCCCGGCTTCCGGCCCGATCTGCGCGGGGCCGGAAACGCTTGCGTCGTCCTTGCCGCTGGCGGCGATACACGGGTCCCTTGAGGCGGCGGGACTGCCGGTGGAATGGTCAGATGATGCCGGTGGCTATCTGTGCAACACCGTCTTCACGCTGTCGCTTGCGCGCGCAGTCGATGATTTCCACCCGACCATGAGCGGCTTCGTGCACGTGCCGTCGCTCACCCCTTCATCGTCTGTGGGGTTCGGCGACGATCTGTTTCTCGCCGGCGTCGATCTGGTTATCTGGAACTGCGTCGCCGCATTCCTCGCTGCGAAGTGA
- a CDS encoding MFS transporter — protein sequence MSSIRPLLPLLIAAGTLLGGNGLQGTLIALRGALEGFEPSTIGFMGTAYFAGFLIGCLFITRIMKAVGHIRAFSALAAIASAGTLLLVLMIDPYVWSAIRFVSGFCFAGLFTIIEAWLNSGVRNEDRARVLAIYRIVDITAVTGGQFFIPVFGAEGFAIFAIMSILTTLSLVPVSLGDRSNPVPPHEVKLDLRRVWQISPLGCISCIAVGLSNSSFRTLSPVYAEEIGMSVTDVVTFVSVGIIGGALVQYPLGYLSDRWDRRKVLLITTTGAMIAALVLTFFAGTSTLFTFAMVFVFGSFAMPLFSLSAAHANDRAGKGEFVLVNAALMLFYSFGAVGGPFIASTFMQRFGPQMLFAFSAAIYIGLIGIILYRMRTRASVPAGARGKFIALLRTSTVFARLAKRPAGEDKEDGQ from the coding sequence ATGTCCTCCATACGTCCGTTGCTCCCCTTGCTGATCGCCGCTGGCACCTTGCTCGGCGGCAACGGACTTCAAGGCACTCTGATCGCTTTGCGCGGCGCGCTCGAAGGCTTCGAGCCCAGCACCATCGGCTTCATGGGGACGGCATACTTCGCCGGCTTCCTCATCGGATGCCTGTTTATCACGCGGATCATGAAGGCAGTCGGCCACATTCGAGCCTTCTCCGCGCTTGCGGCCATCGCTTCGGCCGGCACCCTGCTGCTGGTCCTGATGATCGATCCCTATGTCTGGTCGGCGATCCGCTTCGTCAGCGGCTTCTGCTTCGCGGGCCTGTTCACGATCATCGAAGCCTGGCTGAATTCCGGGGTGCGCAACGAGGATCGCGCCCGGGTTCTCGCCATCTACCGCATCGTCGACATCACCGCGGTAACCGGCGGCCAGTTCTTCATCCCGGTATTCGGCGCAGAGGGCTTCGCCATCTTCGCCATCATGTCGATCCTCACCACTCTGTCGCTCGTCCCGGTGTCGCTGGGCGACCGCTCGAACCCCGTGCCTCCCCACGAGGTGAAGCTCGACCTTCGCCGGGTCTGGCAAATCTCGCCGCTGGGCTGCATCAGCTGCATTGCCGTCGGCCTTTCCAACAGCTCCTTCCGGACCCTCAGCCCCGTCTATGCCGAGGAAATCGGGATGTCGGTGACGGATGTGGTCACCTTCGTCAGTGTCGGGATCATTGGCGGCGCACTGGTCCAGTACCCGCTCGGCTATCTTTCCGACCGCTGGGACCGGCGCAAGGTGCTGTTGATCACCACGACTGGAGCGATGATCGCCGCACTCGTGCTGACCTTCTTCGCCGGCACCAGCACCCTCTTCACCTTTGCGATGGTGTTCGTTTTCGGCTCCTTCGCCATGCCGCTGTTCTCGCTCTCGGCCGCCCACGCCAACGATCGCGCCGGCAAGGGGGAATTCGTGCTCGTCAATGCCGCGCTGATGCTCTTCTACTCGTTCGGGGCCGTGGGCGGGCCGTTCATCGCCTCCACCTTCATGCAGCGGTTCGGGCCTCAAATGCTGTTCGCGTTCAGCGCCGCCATTTACATCGGCCTGATCGGCATCATCCTGTACAGGATGCGGACGCGCGCCAGCGTGCCCGCCGGAGCCCGCGGAAAGTTCATTGCACTGCTGAGGACCTCGACCGTCTTCGCGCGCCTTGCCAAGCGGCCGGCGGGCGAGGACAAAGAGGACGGACAATGA
- the ppx gene encoding exopolyphosphatase has translation MIANSQGRLQDRRPLSVIDIGSNSIRLVIYEGIARSPTVLFNEKMLAGLGRGIVSTGKLDPGAVLRAVQELRRFRALAEQAGSESLHVIATAAAREAINGPEFIRRAEDILGTEIRVLTGREEAHYSALGVTSSFHAADGIGGDLGGGSLELFDVRGETIGDGITLPLGGLRLQDMAKGSPADAVKIARRELRRAAFLENGRARTFYAVGGTWRNLARLHMNATDYPLAVMHHYEMILEGLAPFLRQVAKGDLAQIRGIERVSKNRRALLPYGAAVLQEIISSMQPSKIVVSALGVREGYLYSLLADDEKSADPLISAAEELARLRARSLTHAHELAAWTGETLKAFGIEETEEEARYRVAACLLADIGWRAHPEYRGTQSLNIISHASFIGIDHPGRAFISLAIMFRHEGVFDEAIAPGLLQLIPPRYLERARLLGAMMRVVYLLSAAMPGVIPLLRWEPREDGSMALVIPPSRAALDGERPAGRLAVLSKVVGRNLELVVGS, from the coding sequence ATGATAGCCAACTCCCAGGGTCGGCTGCAGGACCGTCGGCCGCTGTCGGTCATCGACATCGGCTCGAACTCGATTCGCCTCGTCATCTATGAGGGCATTGCCCGCTCTCCCACGGTGCTCTTCAACGAGAAGATGCTGGCTGGCCTCGGTCGTGGGATCGTGTCGACCGGCAAGCTGGATCCCGGCGCCGTGCTGCGCGCCGTCCAGGAGCTTCGCCGCTTTCGCGCGCTGGCGGAGCAGGCGGGGTCGGAGAGCCTGCATGTGATCGCCACCGCCGCGGCCCGCGAGGCGATCAACGGACCGGAATTCATCCGCCGCGCCGAGGACATACTGGGCACCGAGATCCGCGTGCTCACCGGCCGCGAGGAGGCGCATTATTCAGCGCTGGGCGTCACCTCGAGCTTTCATGCCGCCGACGGAATCGGCGGCGATCTCGGCGGCGGGAGCCTGGAGCTGTTCGATGTAAGGGGTGAGACCATCGGGGATGGTATAACTTTGCCGCTCGGAGGCTTGCGGCTCCAGGACATGGCGAAAGGATCCCCGGCCGACGCCGTGAAGATCGCCAGGCGGGAACTGCGGCGGGCCGCCTTCCTCGAGAACGGCCGTGCAAGAACCTTTTACGCCGTCGGCGGCACGTGGCGAAACCTGGCCCGGCTGCACATGAACGCGACGGACTACCCTCTCGCGGTCATGCATCATTACGAGATGATCTTGGAAGGGCTGGCGCCGTTCCTTCGCCAGGTCGCGAAGGGGGACCTGGCGCAGATCAGGGGCATCGAACGCGTCTCCAAGAACCGTCGTGCGCTGCTTCCCTACGGTGCGGCCGTGCTCCAGGAGATCATCTCCAGCATGCAGCCCTCGAAGATCGTGGTGTCGGCGCTCGGCGTTCGCGAAGGCTATCTGTACTCCCTGCTGGCTGACGACGAGAAGAGCGCCGACCCGCTGATTTCCGCCGCAGAAGAACTGGCAAGGCTGCGGGCGCGGTCGCTCACCCATGCGCATGAGCTGGCGGCCTGGACCGGGGAAACGCTAAAGGCGTTCGGCATCGAGGAGACAGAGGAGGAGGCGCGCTACCGTGTGGCTGCCTGCCTGCTCGCCGACATCGGCTGGCGCGCGCATCCCGAATATCGCGGGACGCAGTCGCTCAATATCATTTCGCACGCGTCCTTCATCGGCATCGACCATCCGGGGCGGGCGTTCATTTCGCTTGCCATCATGTTCCGCCACGAGGGCGTCTTCGACGAGGCGATTGCGCCGGGCCTCTTGCAGCTGATCCCGCCGCGGTACCTGGAGCGGGCGCGGCTGCTCGGCGCCATGATGCGCGTCGTCTATCTTCTGTCCGCGGCCATGCCCGGCGTCATCCCGTTGCTTCGATGGGAGCCGCGTGAGGATGGATCGATGGCCCTGGTGATACCCCCATCGCGCGCCGCGCTGGACGGCGAGCGGCCGGCCGGCCGCCTTGCCGTGCTTTCGAAGGTCGTGGGACGCAACCTGGAGCTGGTCGTCGGCAGCTGA